In one Leptogranulimonas caecicola genomic region, the following are encoded:
- the rph gene encoding ribonuclease PH → MSIDAPRFDGRAPADLRPVTLTREVMKNAQGSCLAEFGDTRVLCAATIEEGVPAWRKGSHEGWVTAEYAMLPASTSTRTRREQRGRKGRSMEIERLIGRSLRTVVNMKALGEVTVTVDCDVIQADGGTRTASVTGAWVALHDALAHWVKAGRIPRIPLIGQVAAVSMGIVDGRCLLDLAYQEDSHAEVDMNLVGTATGTIVEIQGTGEQMAFSRDQLNQLLDLGQAGLATLLELQRKVTSWH, encoded by the coding sequence ATGTCTATTGATGCCCCTCGCTTTGACGGCCGTGCGCCGGCCGACCTGCGCCCCGTAACCCTCACCCGAGAAGTGATGAAAAACGCCCAAGGCAGCTGCTTGGCTGAGTTTGGCGACACCCGGGTGCTATGTGCCGCCACTATCGAAGAAGGTGTCCCAGCCTGGCGAAAAGGCAGCCACGAGGGGTGGGTCACCGCAGAGTATGCCATGCTGCCTGCCTCCACCTCCACTCGCACCCGCCGCGAGCAACGGGGGCGCAAGGGCCGCTCCATGGAGATCGAGCGCCTCATTGGCCGCAGCCTGCGCACCGTGGTGAACATGAAGGCTCTAGGAGAGGTCACCGTTACCGTGGACTGCGACGTCATCCAGGCCGACGGAGGCACCCGAACCGCCAGCGTCACCGGCGCCTGGGTGGCCCTCCATGACGCGCTGGCCCACTGGGTCAAGGCCGGCCGCATCCCCCGCATTCCTCTTATCGGCCAGGTGGCCGCGGTTTCCATGGGCATCGTGGACGGCCGCTGCCTATTGGACCTGGCATATCAGGAAGACTCCCATGCCGAGGTAGACATGAACCTGGTTGGCACCGCCACCGGCACCATCGTGGAGATCCAGGGCACCGGCGAACAGATGGCGTTCTCCCGCGACCAGCTAAACCAGCTATTGGACTTGGGCCAAGCAGGCCTTGCCACTCTCCTGGAGCTCCAGCGCAAGGTCACAAGCTGGCACTAA
- a CDS encoding Mur ligase family protein, with the protein MNSITLQDLANLLTSKSIATALVGDPSCQVYGCACDSRAVESGNLFVCKGAAFKPVFLDAALGAGAVAYLCAAERESELALQAPGIPHLVCTDLRKAMAYVSAAAWGYPDQDLTIIGVTGTKGKTTTTCLIRSMLDSVLPRPCAFMGTHDIFDGVNTYESANTTPEAPDLWRYLAHAKEAGLTHVVMEVSSQALKYDRTLGVHFSVGCFLNIGHDHISPVEHPSFEDYLDSKLRIFDQATTCVVNLDTDHYAEVARALATSNSTALTYSLDNPAANVYGSCIKPQQGGTRFVAHTPQGASKVFIDLLGAHNVEDALAAIACVEASGVDGLQCTKILSNVRVPGRMELFSTADKRLTAIVDYAHNDVSYRRFFETVKQYFPTAYIISLFGVSGGKALDRYEDLPRIGSQFSDYVILTSDDPGPIDPTTLLDEISAYVAPDTPYEKIPYRPQARLRAFELAQAQAAQDKTPVVMCLLGKADEGSVRIHNIDVPQESDVSASAHMIAWYDAVHKED; encoded by the coding sequence ATGAATTCGATCACGCTTCAAGACCTGGCCAACCTTCTTACCAGCAAAAGTATTGCCACCGCGCTGGTGGGAGATCCATCTTGTCAGGTGTATGGATGCGCCTGCGACTCACGCGCAGTAGAGTCTGGCAACCTTTTTGTGTGCAAGGGCGCGGCGTTTAAGCCAGTCTTTTTGGACGCTGCCCTTGGCGCGGGTGCCGTTGCCTATCTTTGCGCTGCTGAGAGAGAATCCGAGCTAGCTCTGCAAGCCCCTGGTATCCCTCATCTGGTATGCACAGATCTTCGTAAGGCCATGGCCTATGTCTCGGCTGCCGCCTGGGGTTACCCAGATCAAGACCTCACCATCATTGGCGTCACCGGCACCAAAGGCAAGACCACCACCACATGCCTCATTCGCTCCATGCTCGACAGCGTGTTGCCTCGGCCCTGCGCTTTTATGGGCACTCATGACATCTTCGACGGCGTGAACACCTACGAGTCCGCAAACACCACCCCTGAAGCCCCCGACCTTTGGCGCTACTTGGCCCATGCGAAGGAGGCAGGCCTCACCCATGTGGTCATGGAGGTCTCCAGCCAAGCGCTCAAATACGACCGCACGCTGGGGGTTCACTTCTCGGTAGGATGCTTCCTCAACATTGGGCACGACCATATCTCTCCGGTGGAACACCCCTCTTTCGAGGATTACCTGGACAGCAAGCTGCGCATCTTTGACCAAGCCACAACCTGCGTGGTGAACCTTGACACCGACCACTATGCAGAGGTTGCCCGCGCGCTTGCCACCAGCAACTCCACCGCGCTTACCTACAGCCTGGATAATCCTGCAGCCAACGTCTATGGGTCCTGCATCAAACCCCAGCAGGGAGGCACCCGCTTTGTGGCCCATACCCCCCAAGGCGCCTCCAAGGTATTCATCGACCTTTTAGGCGCCCACAACGTGGAGGATGCCCTGGCCGCCATCGCCTGCGTCGAGGCATCGGGGGTCGACGGGCTGCAATGCACGAAAATCCTCTCTAACGTGCGAGTACCTGGGCGCATGGAGCTGTTTTCCACCGCCGACAAACGCCTCACCGCCATTGTGGACTACGCCCATAACGACGTATCCTACCGGCGCTTTTTCGAGACCGTGAAGCAGTACTTCCCCACGGCCTATATCATCTCGCTCTTTGGCGTCTCGGGTGGCAAAGCACTGGACCGTTATGAAGACCTGCCCCGCATCGGGTCGCAGTTTTCAGACTACGTTATTTTGACTTCTGATGATCCTGGTCCCATCGACCCCACCACGCTTCTGGACGAGATAAGCGCCTATGTGGCACCAGATACACCCTATGAGAAGATCCCCTATCGCCCTCAAGCGCGGCTGCGTGCCTTTGAGTTGGCTCAGGCCCAGGCCGCACAGGATAAAACCCCTGTAGTGATGTGTCTCTTGGGCAAGGCCGATGAGGGATCAGTGCGCATCCACAACATAGACGTACCGCAGGAGTCAGACGTATCTGCCAGCGCCCACATGATCGCCTGGTACGACGCGGTGCATAAAGAGGACTAG